The following coding sequences lie in one Miscanthus floridulus cultivar M001 chromosome 9, ASM1932011v1, whole genome shotgun sequence genomic window:
- the LOC136479206 gene encoding uncharacterized protein: MAVPNYTYLQLKMLGPRGVITIGTTFQRAYECKVECYEHALAIIASNELMVIKERTTNKAPDSKQLDRSFEPMEGVNEVLIDPSSSKGKVVCISTMLSSK; the protein is encoded by the coding sequence atggccgtccccaactacacctacctacagctcaagatgctaggcccgcgtggggtcatcaccatcggcaccaccTTTCAGCGTGCTTACGAGTGCAAGGTTGAGTGCTACGAGCATGCCTtggcaatcatcgcctccaaTGAGCTCATGGTCATCAAGGAACGGACTACCAACAAGGCACCTGACTCCAAGCAGTTGGACAGATCCTTTGAGCCCATGGAGGGCGTCAatgaggtcctcatagaccccagtagctccaagggcaaagtggtgtgcatcagcaccatgctttcctccaaatag